From a single Brassica napus cultivar Da-Ae chromosome C9, Da-Ae, whole genome shotgun sequence genomic region:
- the LOC106428405 gene encoding bidirectional sugar transporter SWEET12, translated as MAIFNTHNTWAFAFGLLGNLISFAVFLSPVPTFYRICKKKTTEGFQSLPYVVALFSAMLWLYYATQKKDVFLLVTINSFGCVIETIYMAIFVAFATKEARMLTVKLLLLMNFGGFFLILLLCQFLAKGTTRAKIIGGICVGFSVCVFAAPLSIIRTVIKTKSVEYMPFSLSLTLTISAVVWLLYGLALRDIYVAFPNVIGFVLGALQMILYVVFKYCKTPSDLVENELEAAKLPEVSINMLKLGTLVGSPEIAVNTVVRPVSMCVCNDKKAEAENGV; from the exons ATGGCTATCTTCAACACTCATAACACATGGGCCTTTGCCTTCGGTTTGCTCG GAAACCTCATTTCCTTTGCTGTTTTCCTCTCTCCCGT GCCAACGTTCTATAGGATTTGTAAGAAGAAAACCACAGAAGGATTTCAATCTCTTCCGTATGTGGTGGCGCTCTTCAGCGCGATGCTTTGGCTTTACTACGCTACACAGAAGAAAGATGTCTTCCTTCTCGTCACCATCAACTCCTTTGGTTGCGTCATTGAAACCATCTACATGGCCATATTCGTTGCCTTCGCCACCAAAGAAGCACGA ATGTTAACGGTGAAACTCTTGTTGCTAATGAACTTTGGAGGATTCTTTTTGATTCTCCTTCTCTGCCAATTCTTAGCAAAAGGAACCACACGTGCGAAGATCATCGGAGGAATCTGTGTCGGATTCTCTGTTTGCGTTTTCGCTGCGCCGCTTAGCATTATC AGAACGGTTATAAAGACAAAAAGTGTGGAGTACATGCCGTTTAGCTTATCCTTGACACTCACCATCAGTGCGGTCGTCTGGCTCCTTTATGGTCTTGCTCTTAGAGATATCTACGTTGCT TTCCCTAACGTGATTGGGTTTGTTCTCGGTGCACTTCAAATGATACTTTACGTGGTTTTCAAATACTGCAAAACGCCGTCGGATTTGGTGGAGAATGAACTCGAAGCTGCTAAGTTGCCGGAAGTGAGCATCAATATGTTGAAGCTAGGTACGCTAGTGGGATCTCCTGAAATAGCAGTCAACACAGTCGTGCGACCGGTGAGCATGTGTGTATGCAACGATAAGAAAGCTGAAGCTGAAAATGGAGTCTGA
- the LOC106362680 gene encoding probable manganese-transporting ATPase PDR2: MTSFRVGGKVVDKVDLRRKKHWAWRLDVWPFAILYATWLTTIVPSIDFTDAAIALGGLVASHILVLLFTAWSVDFKCFVQFSKVNSIDQADACKVTPAKFSGSKEVVPLHFRSQLTGSASSEDMEEIFFDFRKQRFIYSKDLGAFSKLPYPTKETFGHYLKCTGHGTEAKVATATEKWGRNVFDYPQPTFQKLMKENCMEPFFVFQVFCVGLWFLDEFWYYSVFTLFMLFTFESTMAKARLKALTDLRRVRVDSQTVMVYRCGKWAKLLGTDLLPGDVVSIGRPSTQTGGEDKTVPADMLLLVGSAIVNEAILTGESTPQWKVPIAGERSDNKLSIKKSKNHVLFGGTKILQHSPDKSFPLKTPDGGCLAVVLRTEFETSQGKLMRTILFSTERVTANSWESGLFILFLVVFAVIAAGYVLVRGLEDPTRSKYKLLLGCSLIITSVIPPELPMELSIAVNTSLLALSRRGIFCTEPFRIPFAGKVDLCCFDKTGTLTSDDMEFRGVGGLTDSVEAETDMSKVPVRTLEILASCHALVFVDNKLVGDPLEKAALKGIDWSYKSDEKALPRKGNGNSVQIMQRYHFASHLKRMSVIVCIQQEYFMFVKGAPETIQDRLVDVPASYIETYKRYTRQGSRVLALAFKRLPDMTASEAREMDRDAVESDLTFAGFAVFNCPIRSDSAAVLLELKNSSHDLVMITGDQALTACHVASQVHIVSNPVLILGQSRPGEKYKWVSPDEKEIIPYSDKEIETLAETHDLCSGGDSIEMLQATSAILLVIPFVKVFARVAPQQKELILTTFKDVGRGTLMCGDGTNDVGALKQAHVGVALLNAVPPSSTGSESSKDDSKSKKPKPPSEPTTSKTVIQNGEGSSKGKMTPENRRLTAAELQRQKLKKMMDELNSDEGDGRSAPLVKLGDASMASPFTAKHASVAPVTDIIRQGRSTLVTTLQMFKILGLNCLATAYVLSVMYLDGVKLGDVQATISGVLTAAFFLFISHARPLQTLSAERPHPSVFSLYLFLSLLGQFAVHITFLIYSVKEAEKHMPEECIEPDATFHPNLVNTVSYMVSMMLQVATFAVNYMGHPFNQSIRENKPFFYALIAGAGFFTVIASDLFRDLNDSLKLVPLPEGMRDKLLVWALLMFVICYSWERFLRWAFPGKIRSWKHKQRSVAANLEKKKKKV; encoded by the exons ATGACTAGCTTTCGTGTGGGAGGGAAGGTAGTGGATAAGGTTGATTTACGTAGGAAGAAACACTGGGCATGGCGTTTGGATGTTTGGCCCTTTGCGATTCTCTATGCTACTTGGCTGACTACGATAGTCCCCAGCATAGACTTCACTGATGCTGCCATCGCGCTTGGTGGCCTTGTTGCTTCTCACATCTTAGTCTTGCTTTTCACTGCGTGGTCTGTTGATTTCAAGTGCTTTGTCCAGTTTAGCAAG GTTAACAGTATCGATCAGGCAGATGCATGTAAAGTTACCCCAGCCAAGTTTTCCGGTTCTAAAGAAGTTGTGCCTCTTCATTTTCGTAGCCAA TTGACAGGTTCCGCATCTTCGGAGGACATGGAAGAAATTTTCTTTGACTTCAGAAAGCAGCGTTTTATATACTCAAAAGATTTAGGAGCCTTTTCCAAGCTTCCCTACCCCACAAAGGAAACATTTGGTCATTATCTAAAATGTACTGGTCATGGTACAGAAGCTAAAGTTGCTACTGCCACTGAGAAGTGGGGAAGGAACGT ATTTGATTATCCGCAACCTACATTCCAGAAGCTGATGAAAGAAAACTGCATGGAACCATTTTTTGTATTTCAG GTTTTCTGTGTGGGTCTTTGGTTCTTGGATGAGTTCTGGTATTACAGTGTGTTCACACTGTTCATGCTTTTCACGTTCGAGTCAACAATGGCAAAAGCCCGGCTGAAAGCATTAACCGACCTGAGACGTGTTAGGGTTGACAGTCAGACTGTGATGGTCTATCGATGCGGGAA GTGGGCGAAGCTCTTAGGTACAGATCTGCTGCCAGGAGATGTTGTGTCCATTGGGAGACCTTCAACTCAAACGGGAGGAGAGGATAAGACAGTACCAGCGGACATGCTTTTACTGGTGGGAAGTGCTATTGTAAATGAAGCCATTTTGACTGGCGAGTCAACTCCCCAGTGGAAG GTTCCAATTGCTGGCGAAAGATCGGATAACAAATTATCGATCAAAAAGAGtaaaaatcatgttttatttGGCGGGACCAAGATCTTGCAACATTCGCCTGACAAA TCATTCCCTCTGAAAACTCCTGATGGTGGCTGTCTAGCTGTTGTTCTCCGAACCGAATTTGAGACAAGCCAAGGAAAACTAATGAGGACAATTTTGTTTTCTACGGAGAGG GTTACTGCAAACAGTTGGGAGAGTGGCCTgttcatattatttttagttgtatTTGCCGTGATAGCAGCTGGTTATGTTCTTGTAAGG GGTCTTGAGGATCCTACACGGAGCAAATATAAGCTCTTGCTAGGCTGTTCACTTATCATCACCTCAGTGATCCCGCCTGAATTACCTATGGAATTATCCATTGCTGTCAATACGTCATTACTTGCTCTTTCACGTCGTGGGATATTCTGCACAGAGCCTTTTAGGATCCCTTTTGCTGGGAAG GTTGATTTGTGTTGTTTCGATAAGACTGGTACACTCACGTCAGATGACATG gaGTTTCGAGGAGTTGGGGGCTTGACTGATTCTGTAGAAGCAGAGACTGATATGAGCAAGGTTCCTGTACGCACATTGGAGATTTTGGCTTCTTGTCATGCCTTGGTCTTTGTAGACAACAAGCTG GTCGGAGATCCTCTTGAGAAAGCTGCACTTAAGGGAATTGACTGGAGTTACAAGTCTGATGAAAAGGCCTTGCCAAGAAA GGGAAATGGCAACTCGGTGCAGATTATGCAGAGATACCATTTTGCTTCGCATCTTAAGAGAATGTCAGTTATCGTTTGTATTCAGCAGgaatattttatgtttgtgaAG GGTGCACCAGAGACCATCCAAGATAGGCTTGTGGATGTGCCTGCTTCATATATTGAAACATATAAGAGATACACACGCCAAGGATCTCGAGTTCTAGCTCTTGCATTTAAACGACTTCCTGATATGACG GCTAGTGAAGCTAGAGAGATGGACAGAGATGCTGTCGAGAGTGACCTTACTTTTGCTGGATTTGCG GTCTTCAACTGCCCCATTAGATCAGATTCAGCCGCCGTTCTCCTGGAGTTGAAAAATTCATCTCATGATTTg GTGATGATTACTGGTGATCAAGCATTGACAGCTTGTCATGTTGCAAGCCAAGTGCATATTGTATCAAATCCAGTTTTAATACTTGGTCAATCAAGGCCTGGTGAAAAATACAAGTGGGTGTCACCTGATGAGAAGGAGATCATACCCTACAG TGACAAAGAGATCGAAACCCTTGCAGAGACCCATGATTTATGCAGTGGAGGTGACAGCATTGAAATGCTACAGGCTACATCTGCTATTTTACTAGTCATTCCGTTTGTCAAG GTTTTTGCGAGAGTGGCTCCACAGCAGAAGGAGCTAATCCTAACCACCTTTAAAGATGTAGGAAGGGGAACTCTAATGTGTGGGGACGGGACTAATGATGTCGGAGCATTGAAGCAG GCGCATGTTGGAGTAGCCTTGCTGAATGCTGTACCTCCCTCCTCAACTGGATCGGAATCGTCTAAAGATGATTCAAAGTCAAAGAAGCCCAAACCACCATCAGAACCAACAACCAGCAAAACCGTAATCCAGAACGGGGAAGGGTCATCAAAGGGAAAGATGACACCCGAAAACCGCCGCTTAACTGCTGCAGAACTGCAGAGACAAAAGTTAAAGAAGATGATGGATGAACTAAACAGTGACGAAGGTGACGGCAGGTCAGCTCCCTTAGTCAAACTTGGAGATGCATCCATGGCGTCTCCCTTCACAGCTAAACATGCATCGGTCGCCCCAGTGACGGACATAATCCGACAAGGTCGTAGCACACTTGTGACGACTCTTCAGATGTTCAAAATTCTCGGTCTGAACTGTCTCGCCACAGCTTATGTCCTAAGCGTTATGTACTTGGACGGTGTGAAGCTCGGGGATGTCCAGGCTACAATCAGCGGCGTATTAACAGCTGCGTTTTTCCTCTTTATCTCTCACGCTCGACCGCTTCAAACCCTCTCTGCAGAGCGACCACACCCAAGTGTCTTCTCCCTGtacctcttcctctctctcctcgGACAGTTTGCGGTTCACATAACCTTCTTGATCTACTCCGTGAAAGAAGCTGAGAAACACATGCCAGAGGAATGCATCGAACCAGACGCGACATTCCATCCTAATTTGGTGAACACAGTGTCGTACATGGTGAGCATGATGCTTCAGGTTGCAACATTTGCTGTGAACTACATGGGACATCCTTTTAACCAGAGTATCAGAGAAAACAAACCCTTCTTCTACGCGCTCATCGCTGGAGCTGGGTTCTTCACGGTGATCGCGTCTGACCTGTTCAGGGACCTGAACGATTCGCTAAAGCTGGTTCCGTTACCAGAAGGTATGAGGGATAAGCTTCTCGTGTGGGCTTTGCTGATGTTCGTCATCTGCTACTCGTGGGAACGGTTCCTCAGGTGGGCTTTCCCTGGTAAGATTCGTTCGTGGAAGCATAAACAAAGAAGTGTCGCTGCAAatctggagaagaagaagaagaaggtataA